In the Phaeobacter gallaeciensis genome, one interval contains:
- a CDS encoding 2-hydroxychromene-2-carboxylate isomerase codes for MAQRKIEYFYSTHSAYAYLGSRRLAEICAAHDCQLIHRPFLLSPVVEQAGGRPFAGRNQAHVDYFFGREIERWAAYRSVPIITYRPTYHDNALTLSSGMVIMAERLGQDVDALAHGLLEAHWRDDIDLMNPEQLSQAARNAGLNPEPLLEGAMAPDVQAVLQANTDAALRMHLFGSPTYVLDGDPYYGQDHLELLEFGLRQPFPDTTFQNPPVGAA; via the coding sequence ATGGCGCAGCGCAAGATCGAATATTTCTACTCCACCCATTCCGCCTATGCCTATCTTGGCTCCAGACGGCTGGCAGAAATCTGCGCGGCCCATGACTGCCAACTGATCCATCGTCCCTTTCTGTTGTCGCCGGTGGTGGAGCAGGCAGGCGGGCGTCCCTTTGCCGGGCGCAACCAGGCGCATGTCGATTACTTCTTCGGACGCGAGATCGAACGCTGGGCCGCCTATCGCAGCGTTCCGATCATTACCTACCGCCCGACCTACCATGACAACGCCCTGACCCTTTCCAGCGGCATGGTGATCATGGCCGAACGTCTGGGGCAGGACGTCGATGCCCTTGCCCATGGGTTGCTTGAGGCGCATTGGCGCGATGACATCGACCTGATGAACCCCGAGCAGCTGTCACAGGCTGCACGAAACGCCGGGCTTAACCCCGAACCGCTGCTTGAAGGTGCGATGGCGCCCGATGTGCAGGCGGTTCTACAGGCAAATACAGATGCAGCCCTGCGGATGCATCTGTTCGGATCACCGACCTATGTGCTGGATGGGGATCCCTATTACGGACAGGACCATCTGGAACTGCTGGAATTCGGCCTGCGCCAGCCCTTCCCCGACACCACCTTTCAGAACCCACCTGTCGGCGCGGCCTGA
- a CDS encoding aminopeptidase P family protein translates to MFQSFDVTARPDQGPPRLQALRAELDREALDGFLVPRADAHQGEYVAPRDDRLAWLTGFTGSAGFCAALSHVAGVFIDGRYRTQVKQQVADVYTPVPWPEVQLHDWLKDQLPDGGRVGFDPWLHATGQIADLRRKLDGSGIMLVDCENLVDRIWEDQPAPPAERVIAHPEAYAGESAADKCGRLAKGLREAGQEAALITLPDSIMWLLNIRGSDIPRNPVAHGFAILHSDARVDLFMDPSKLEGLADHLGAGVTVHPPAGFLNAVGALNGAVAVDRDSLPQIVAETLGDRLQPTGDPCALPKACKNAAEIEGSAAAHLRDGAAVVELLAWLDDQAPGSITEIDVVKQLETLRRRDDRLRDISFDTISGTGANGAVIHYRVTVETDTVLQDGDLLVLDSGGQYLDGTTDITRTIAIGAPGAEERAAFTRVLQGMIAISRLRWPQGLAGRDIEAIGRMPLWLAGQDFNHGLGHGVGAYLSVHEGPQRLSRASAVPLQPGMILSNEPGYYREGAFGIRIENLIVAQKAPALPGGDAERDMLDWRTLTFVPIDRRLIDADMLSREERDWLNAYHAQVAQKIRPMISPAAQAWLDVATAAI, encoded by the coding sequence ATGTTTCAGTCATTCGACGTCACCGCCCGCCCGGATCAGGGGCCACCCCGGCTGCAGGCGCTGCGCGCAGAGCTGGATCGAGAGGCGCTGGATGGATTCCTCGTGCCCCGCGCCGATGCGCATCAGGGTGAATACGTCGCCCCGCGGGACGACCGGCTTGCCTGGTTGACCGGCTTTACCGGCTCTGCGGGGTTCTGCGCGGCCTTGTCCCATGTCGCGGGCGTTTTCATCGACGGGCGCTACCGCACGCAGGTGAAACAGCAGGTTGCCGATGTCTATACCCCGGTGCCCTGGCCCGAGGTCCAGCTGCACGACTGGCTGAAGGACCAACTGCCGGACGGCGGGCGGGTCGGGTTTGATCCCTGGCTGCATGCCACCGGTCAGATCGCCGACCTGCGCAGGAAGCTGGACGGCAGCGGCATCATGCTTGTGGATTGCGAAAACCTGGTGGACCGGATCTGGGAGGACCAGCCCGCACCGCCCGCAGAGCGCGTCATCGCCCACCCCGAGGCCTACGCTGGGGAAAGCGCCGCCGACAAATGCGGACGGCTGGCCAAGGGCCTGCGCGAGGCCGGACAAGAGGCCGCCCTGATCACCCTACCCGACAGCATCATGTGGCTGCTGAACATCCGCGGGTCGGACATTCCACGCAATCCGGTCGCCCATGGCTTTGCCATCCTGCACAGTGATGCGCGTGTGGACCTGTTCATGGACCCGTCGAAACTGGAGGGGCTGGCGGATCATCTGGGCGCAGGCGTAACCGTACATCCACCTGCCGGTTTCCTGAATGCCGTGGGCGCGCTCAATGGCGCTGTGGCGGTGGACCGGGACAGCCTGCCGCAGATCGTTGCCGAGACTCTGGGCGACCGTCTTCAGCCGACAGGCGACCCCTGCGCCCTACCCAAGGCCTGCAAGAACGCGGCAGAGATCGAAGGCAGCGCCGCCGCCCACCTGCGCGATGGCGCCGCTGTGGTGGAGCTGTTGGCTTGGCTCGACGACCAGGCCCCGGGCAGCATCACCGAAATCGACGTGGTCAAACAGCTGGAAACGCTGCGCCGCCGGGACGACAGGCTGCGCGATATCAGTTTTGACACCATTTCGGGCACCGGCGCCAATGGCGCCGTGATCCACTACCGCGTCACGGTCGAGACTGACACGGTACTGCAGGACGGCGATCTGCTGGTTCTGGACAGCGGCGGGCAGTATCTGGATGGCACCACTGACATCACCCGCACCATTGCTATTGGCGCCCCGGGAGCCGAGGAGCGCGCCGCCTTTACCCGCGTGCTGCAGGGCATGATCGCAATCTCGCGCCTGCGCTGGCCACAGGGACTGGCCGGGCGCGACATCGAGGCCATCGGGCGGATGCCGCTGTGGTTGGCCGGGCAGGATTTCAATCATGGTCTGGGCCATGGCGTCGGCGCCTACCTCAGCGTGCACGAAGGCCCGCAGCGCCTCAGCCGCGCCTCTGCGGTGCCGCTGCAGCCAGGTATGATCCTGTCCAATGAACCGGGGTATTACCGCGAAGGTGCCTTTGGCATCCGGATCGAGAACCTGATCGTCGCGCAAAAGGCCCCTGCCCTGCCCGGCGGCGACGCAGAGCGGGACATGCTGGACTGGCGCACCCTGACCTTTGTCCCGATCGACCGGCGGCTGATTGACGCAGATATGCTATCAAGGGAAGAACGCGACTGGCTGAATGCTTATCATGCGCAGGTCGCCCAGAAAATCCGCCCAATGATCAGCCCTGCCGCACAGGCCTGGCTGGACGTGGCGACTGCGGCGATCTGA
- the lpxC gene encoding UDP-3-O-acyl-N-acetylglucosamine deacetylase: MAGPRTKRHKVQNTLKASVTFEGAGLHSGQPARMVLKPAAADHGIRFKRTDIALGNSVIPARWDYVERTALCTRLVNAAGVSVSTVEHVMAALAGCGVHNALIEIDGPEVPILDGSSALFVRGIMQKGVRRLSAPVQVLQVLKEVSVEKDGAKATILPCDRLMIEFHIDFAEQAIGRQSKTLDLRNGAFARELCDSRTFCRRADVEAMQANGLALGGVPGENAVVFDGEEVESGEGLRHSDEPVRHKMLDALGDLALAGAPLMGRYIGERAGHALTNTLLRALFATPGAVRLVECDAAMVARLPGQGLVWGEIPAAIRKVA; this comes from the coding sequence ATGGCCGGACCCAGAACAAAGAGGCACAAGGTGCAGAATACCCTGAAAGCATCGGTGACATTTGAAGGCGCAGGCCTGCATTCCGGCCAGCCCGCGCGGATGGTTCTGAAACCGGCTGCGGCGGATCATGGCATCCGTTTCAAACGGACCGATATCGCTTTGGGCAATTCTGTCATCCCGGCCCGCTGGGACTATGTGGAGCGCACTGCCCTGTGCACCCGTCTGGTCAACGCCGCCGGTGTGTCGGTATCTACCGTTGAGCACGTGATGGCCGCACTGGCTGGTTGTGGTGTGCACAACGCCCTGATTGAAATCGATGGACCCGAAGTGCCGATCCTTGATGGCTCCTCGGCGCTGTTTGTGCGCGGGATCATGCAGAAAGGCGTGCGTCGCCTGTCTGCTCCGGTGCAGGTTCTGCAGGTTCTGAAAGAGGTCAGCGTCGAAAAAGATGGCGCAAAGGCGACCATTCTGCCCTGCGACCGGCTGATGATCGAATTCCACATCGATTTCGCCGAACAGGCGATTGGACGCCAGAGCAAGACGCTGGACCTGCGCAATGGGGCCTTTGCCCGCGAGCTGTGCGATAGCCGTACATTCTGCCGCCGCGCTGATGTCGAGGCGATGCAGGCCAATGGCCTGGCTCTTGGCGGTGTGCCGGGCGAGAACGCTGTTGTTTTCGATGGTGAAGAGGTCGAAAGCGGCGAAGGTCTGCGCCATTCGGATGAGCCGGTCCGTCACAAGATGCTGGACGCGCTGGGTGACCTGGCGCTGGCCGGTGCGCCGCTGATGGGGCGCTATATCGGCGAGCGTGCAGGTCATGCCCTGACCAACACCCTGCTGCGGGCGCTGTTCGCAACCCCCGGCGCGGTGCGTCTGGTAGAGTGTGATGCGGCCATGGTGGCCCGCCTGCCGGGGCAGGGGCTGGTTTGGGGGGAAATCCCCGCAGCCATCCGCAAGGTCGCCTGA
- a CDS encoding chloride channel protein has translation MKHNSRTGAKVLAMQGLAWLRDVWRILLHRGPSQFQFWMIALLFGIFAGFAALLFRKGITAFQAWIYGAEDIHFLHSFAQDLPWYMLLVIPTVGGLVVGIILHNFTPDGRVRSVADVIEGAAMRNGRVEIRAGLGSAMASFLTLSTGGSAGREGPVVHLAGVISSWVSDRIKADGITGRDLLGCAVAAAVSASFNAPIAGALFALEVVLRHFAVHAFAPIAIASVAGTVINRLEYGDVTEFTLTTPGALQFYVELPAFLMLGLICGLVAVVLMRSIFWADRVGTDIQTALSIPRWLRPAVSGFLLGAIAIWFPHIIGVGYETTVLALTGGLVLSQAILFTVVKTAAVAITMGGRMGGGVFSPSLMIGAMTGLSFGLIATSVLPEVSGTHTLYAFAGMGAVAAAVLGAPISTTLIVFELTGDWQIGLAVMVSVSLSTALASRLVDRSFFLTQLERRNLHCAAGPQAYLLALLQVGGLMRPLGDPRCATPEDCAPLVDQGLMLRPDQSLEAVLPVFDRADVPFLPVVAPDDVPAPSDAEQQGRLLGVLYHVDALKAYNRALVATAAEEHS, from the coding sequence ATGAAGCATAATTCCCGGACCGGGGCAAAGGTGCTGGCGATGCAGGGTCTTGCATGGCTGCGCGATGTCTGGCGTATTCTTTTGCATCGCGGGCCAAGCCAGTTTCAATTCTGGATGATAGCCCTGCTGTTCGGTATCTTTGCCGGTTTTGCGGCCTTGCTGTTCCGAAAGGGGATTACCGCCTTTCAGGCTTGGATCTATGGCGCCGAGGATATTCATTTTCTGCACAGTTTCGCGCAGGATCTGCCGTGGTACATGCTGCTGGTGATCCCCACCGTGGGTGGGCTGGTCGTCGGAATCATCCTGCACAATTTCACCCCCGATGGGCGGGTGCGTTCGGTTGCCGATGTGATCGAAGGGGCGGCAATGCGCAATGGTCGCGTCGAAATCCGCGCCGGGCTTGGGTCGGCCATGGCGTCCTTCCTGACGCTGTCGACCGGCGGATCGGCCGGCCGTGAAGGGCCAGTGGTGCACCTTGCAGGCGTCATTTCCAGCTGGGTCAGCGACCGGATCAAGGCCGATGGCATCACCGGGCGCGATCTTTTGGGCTGTGCGGTGGCAGCGGCGGTTTCTGCCAGCTTTAACGCGCCTATCGCCGGTGCGCTGTTCGCGCTTGAGGTGGTGTTGCGGCATTTTGCTGTGCATGCCTTTGCGCCCATCGCCATCGCCTCGGTCGCGGGCACGGTGATCAACCGGTTGGAATATGGCGATGTCACGGAATTCACGCTGACCACGCCGGGCGCCTTGCAGTTCTATGTGGAGCTACCTGCCTTTTTGATGCTCGGGCTGATTTGTGGACTGGTGGCCGTGGTGCTCATGCGCTCGATTTTTTGGGCAGATCGAGTGGGAACCGATATCCAGACAGCTCTATCGATCCCGCGCTGGCTGCGCCCGGCGGTCTCTGGCTTTCTTCTGGGGGCGATTGCGATCTGGTTTCCGCATATCATCGGGGTTGGCTATGAGACGACGGTGCTGGCGCTTACCGGTGGGTTGGTGTTGTCGCAGGCCATCCTGTTCACCGTGGTGAAAACAGCTGCCGTGGCCATCACCATGGGTGGACGCATGGGGGGCGGGGTGTTTTCACCGTCGCTGATGATCGGGGCGATGACCGGCCTGTCCTTTGGGCTGATCGCGACCTCGGTCCTGCCGGAAGTGTCAGGGACGCATACGCTTTATGCCTTTGCGGGCATGGGGGCGGTCGCGGCAGCCGTTCTAGGGGCGCCGATCTCGACCACGCTGATCGTGTTCGAGCTGACCGGAGACTGGCAGATCGGCCTTGCGGTCATGGTGTCGGTCTCCCTGTCGACGGCGCTGGCCTCGCGGCTGGTGGACCGGTCGTTCTTCCTGACCCAGCTGGAGCGGCGCAATCTGCATTGCGCGGCCGGGCCGCAGGCCTATCTGCTGGCGCTGCTGCAGGTGGGGGGATTGATGCGGCCGCTGGGGGATCCGCGCTGCGCCACGCCAGAGGACTGCGCGCCGCTGGTTGATCAGGGACTGATGCTGCGCCCCGATCAGTCGCTGGAGGCGGTGCTGCCTGTGTTCGACCGGGCGGATGTGCCGTTCTTGCCGGTGGTTGCTCCGGATGACGTGCCCGCGCCGAGCGATGCTGAGCAGCAGGGCCGCCTTCTTGGGGTGCTCTACCACGTGGATGCGCTGAAGGCCTATAACCGCGCCCTAGTGGCAACGGCTGCAGAGGAACACAGCTAA
- the recN gene encoding DNA repair protein RecN, whose protein sequence is MLRALDIRDILIIDHLELNFQPGLNVLTGETGAGKSILLDSLGFVLGWRGRAELVRQGASQGEVVAEFELSEGHPAHAVLEEAGLPAGRELILRRVNTAEGRKTAWVNDRRCSGEVLRALSETLVELHGQHDDRGLLNPKGHRSLLDAFAAVPDLLLQTRAAWTTAAKARKTVEATRAALDAVRAEEEFLRHAVEELDKLNPEPGEDETLDARRRQMQGAERVRGDIARAYALLSEGADPSLGEAQRWLEGVEGAEEIGLTEPLAALSRAMIELGDAQDGVERVLSALDFNPGDLEDCEERLFAIRALARKHDVLPDDLAAYADTLREKLAALDAGDKDLADQEAALRDAEAAYAAAAETLSAARRDSALALDTAVMAELAPLKMERAVFETRITAGAPGPEGHDDVAFTVATNPGAPAGPLNKIASGGELSRFLLALKVCLRGEDRDKTLIFDEIDRGVGGATADAVGRRLKSLASGGQVLVVTHSPQVAAQGAHHWRVQKRVTDGMTLSEVVPLSETERVDEIARMVSGDTITKEARAAAGALLTG, encoded by the coding sequence ATGCTGCGCGCGCTTGATATCCGCGATATTCTGATCATCGACCATCTGGAGCTGAACTTTCAGCCCGGTCTCAACGTGCTGACCGGCGAAACCGGCGCCGGTAAATCGATCCTTCTCGACTCCCTTGGCTTTGTACTGGGCTGGCGCGGGCGCGCCGAACTGGTGCGTCAGGGCGCCTCGCAGGGCGAGGTGGTGGCGGAATTCGAACTGTCCGAGGGCCATCCGGCCCACGCGGTTCTGGAAGAGGCAGGCCTGCCTGCCGGGCGCGAACTGATCCTGCGCCGCGTCAATACTGCCGAGGGCCGCAAGACGGCTTGGGTGAATGACCGGCGCTGTTCGGGCGAGGTGCTGCGCGCGTTGTCGGAAACTCTGGTGGAACTGCATGGCCAGCACGATGATCGAGGCCTTCTGAACCCCAAGGGCCACCGCAGCCTGCTGGATGCCTTTGCCGCGGTGCCGGACCTGCTGTTGCAGACCCGTGCGGCCTGGACGACGGCCGCCAAGGCCCGCAAGACGGTGGAGGCCACCCGCGCTGCACTGGATGCGGTGCGCGCCGAAGAGGAATTCCTGCGTCACGCAGTTGAGGAACTGGACAAGCTGAACCCGGAGCCAGGCGAGGACGAGACGCTGGATGCGCGCCGCCGCCAGATGCAGGGGGCAGAGCGGGTCCGAGGCGATATCGCCCGTGCTTATGCGCTGCTGAGCGAGGGGGCCGATCCGTCGCTGGGCGAGGCGCAGCGCTGGCTGGAAGGTGTTGAGGGCGCCGAGGAGATCGGGCTGACAGAGCCGCTGGCGGCGCTCAGCCGGGCGATGATTGAACTGGGCGATGCGCAAGATGGCGTCGAACGGGTTCTCTCGGCGCTCGATTTCAATCCCGGCGATCTGGAAGATTGCGAAGAGCGACTGTTTGCGATCCGTGCCTTGGCGCGCAAGCATGACGTTCTGCCTGATGATCTGGCCGCCTATGCCGATACCCTGCGCGAAAAACTGGCGGCACTGGATGCAGGCGATAAGGATCTGGCCGATCAGGAGGCCGCACTGCGCGACGCCGAGGCGGCTTATGCAGCGGCTGCGGAGACGCTGAGTGCCGCGCGCCGTGACAGCGCGCTGGCGCTGGACACAGCGGTGATGGCTGAACTGGCGCCCCTCAAGATGGAGCGCGCGGTTTTTGAAACCCGGATCACCGCAGGCGCCCCGGGCCCGGAGGGCCACGACGATGTTGCCTTTACCGTGGCGACCAATCCCGGCGCCCCGGCGGGTCCGCTCAATAAGATCGCCTCGGGCGGGGAACTGAGCCGCTTCCTGCTGGCCCTGAAGGTCTGCTTGCGCGGTGAGGATCGCGACAAGACGCTGATCTTTGACGAAATCGACCGCGGGGTCGGTGGTGCCACTGCTGATGCGGTGGGGCGGCGCCTTAAATCCCTTGCCTCGGGCGGGCAGGTGCTGGTCGTCACCCATTCGCCGCAGGTCGCCGCCCAGGGCGCGCATCACTGGCGGGTGCAGAAACGCGTCACCGATGGCATGACCCTGTCGGAGGTGGTGCCGCTGAGCGAGACGGAACGGGTGGATGAAATCGCCCGGATGGTGTCTGGCGATACCATCACCAAAGAAGCGCGCGCCGCCGCCGGAGCCTTGCTGACCGGCTGA
- a CDS encoding LysR family transcriptional regulator: MRDVDTSQLSGRLLRVFLTVYDEMSVSKAAERLNISQSTVSHNLEKLRCIIGDKLFVQAGRGIVPSPRAERLVPKVRRLLAQMDALVDHGEYVPANDPDPFVIATNGGVLVPEVNRTCTRIWQEVPRKRMVFRELGPSANAENLLERGIADFAIAPRPEVYPATLCHAHLFSEGFRVFYDPEVRGPIKDVYDYSGASHATLDFGGPYKSTVQSALEALNLSRDIAVSVPNVWLLAEVIRGTDTVATLPAMLINSAFRGFSSSPLPLSVPDAEFDLVWHRRFDGSSRLAWLREILTETLKQPAN; encoded by the coding sequence ATGCGTGACGTAGATACATCTCAGTTGAGTGGTCGCCTGCTTCGGGTCTTTTTAACAGTTTACGATGAAATGTCCGTCAGCAAGGCCGCTGAGCGACTGAACATCAGCCAATCCACCGTCAGTCACAACCTGGAAAAACTGCGCTGCATCATAGGCGACAAGTTGTTCGTGCAGGCCGGGCGCGGGATCGTTCCCAGCCCACGCGCGGAACGCCTGGTGCCCAAGGTCCGACGCCTGTTGGCCCAGATGGATGCGCTGGTGGACCATGGGGAATACGTCCCCGCCAATGACCCCGATCCTTTTGTGATCGCCACAAACGGTGGCGTTCTTGTCCCCGAGGTCAACCGAACGTGCACGCGCATCTGGCAGGAAGTTCCCAGAAAACGCATGGTGTTCCGCGAGCTAGGCCCCAGCGCGAATGCCGAAAACCTTCTGGAGCGTGGGATTGCCGATTTTGCCATTGCCCCCCGCCCCGAAGTCTATCCCGCGACCCTGTGCCATGCGCATCTTTTCTCCGAGGGCTTCCGGGTCTTTTACGATCCTGAGGTGCGCGGACCGATAAAGGACGTCTACGACTACTCTGGCGCCAGCCATGCCACGCTGGATTTCGGCGGCCCCTACAAAAGCACCGTGCAGAGCGCGCTGGAGGCCCTCAACCTGTCACGCGACATTGCCGTCAGCGTGCCGAATGTCTGGCTGCTGGCCGAAGTGATCCGTGGCACCGACACGGTTGCCACCCTGCCGGCCATGCTAATAAATTCTGCGTTCCGGGGGTTCAGCAGTTCTCCGCTACCGCTGAGCGTTCCGGATGCAGAATTTGATCTGGTCTGGCATCGCCGGTTCGATGGATCATCCAGATTGGCATGGCTGCGTGAGATTCTCACCGAAACCCTGAAACAGCCCGCCAACTGA
- a CDS encoding outer membrane protein assembly factor BamD — protein MIGIRAGAKWIGAVVLMAALSGCGGDGGAAEKAGALDGYTPKQIFERGEFELERRRSKDAAFYFSEIERLYPYSEWAKQALIMQAFSYHRAKDYENSRAAAQRFIDFYPTDEDAAYAQYLLALSFYDQIDEVGRDQGLTFQALQALRTVIEVYPDSEYANSAILKFDLAFDHLAGKEMEIGRYYLRHKHYTSAINRFRVVVEDFQTTSHTPEALHRLVEAYLSLGLVDEAQTAGAILGHNYQSTEWYQDSYKLLTSQGLKMRDRGNNWLSQIYRQSIKGQWL, from the coding sequence ATGATCGGCATCAGGGCAGGAGCCAAATGGATCGGTGCGGTTGTTCTGATGGCTGCATTGTCGGGCTGCGGCGGCGACGGTGGCGCGGCAGAAAAGGCAGGCGCGCTGGACGGCTATACCCCCAAACAGATCTTTGAACGCGGCGAGTTCGAACTGGAACGCCGCCGGTCCAAGGACGCGGCCTTTTACTTCTCCGAGATCGAGCGCCTCTATCCCTATTCTGAATGGGCGAAACAAGCGCTGATCATGCAGGCCTTTTCCTATCACCGTGCCAAGGATTACGAAAACAGCCGCGCCGCCGCGCAGCGGTTCATCGATTTCTACCCGACCGACGAAGACGCCGCCTATGCGCAATACCTGCTGGCGCTCAGTTTCTATGACCAGATCGACGAAGTTGGTCGCGATCAGGGGCTGACCTTTCAGGCGCTGCAGGCGCTGCGCACCGTGATCGAGGTTTACCCTGACAGCGAATATGCCAACTCGGCAATCCTGAAGTTCGATCTTGCTTTCGACCATCTGGCGGGGAAGGAAATGGAAATCGGGCGCTACTACCTGCGCCACAAACACTACACGTCGGCGATCAACCGCTTCCGTGTGGTGGTGGAGGATTTCCAGACCACCAGTCACACCCCCGAGGCGCTGCACCGTCTGGTCGAGGCCTATCTGTCGCTGGGTCTGGTCGATGAGGCGCAGACCGCCGGCGCGATCCTGGGGCACAACTATCAATCGACAGAGTGGTACCAGGACAGCTATAAACTGCTGACGTCGCAGGGTCTGAAGATGCGTGACCGGGGGAACAACTGGCTGAGCCAGATCTATCGGCAGTCGATCAAGGGCCAGTGGCTGTAA
- the ftsZ gene encoding cell division protein FtsZ produces the protein MTLNLSLPGQEELKPKITVFGVGGAGGNAVNNMIEKALEGVDFVVANTDAQALQQSASKSRIQLGIKVTEGLGAGARPQVGSAAAEESIEQIVDHLAGAHMCFITAGMGGGTGTGAAPIIAQAARELGVLTVGVVTKPFQFEGAKRMRQAEDGVEALQKVVDTLIIIPNQNLFRLANEKTTFTEAFSMADDVLYQGVKGVTDLMVRPGLINLDFADVRAVMDEMGKAMMGTGEGEGEDRAIQAAEKAIANPLLDEISLRGARGVLINITGAHDLTLFELDEAANRIREEVDPDANIIVGSTLDTEMEGKMRVSVVATGIDASDVNTDMPVARRPMSAPLKKTVSVEETRAAPLELDEPVEQPAVAATEASHEEPTLFEGLDATAAQAEAAPAETEAYDDDGLPPPAYQPQVPEFQPQADAAEGGADSFVAPKAPAPGTPSPEAIVRLQAAAQRAQPQQAAPQPAPQPQQRPAAAAPQQQQAPAPQQEQRRFGLNSLIHRMTGSAAEGGEAKPQPVRQQPQAPQHAPQQSAAPQPQQQADPDQERIEIPAFLRRQAN, from the coding sequence ATGACATTGAACCTTTCGTTGCCCGGACAGGAAGAGCTGAAGCCAAAGATCACCGTATTCGGTGTCGGTGGCGCGGGTGGAAACGCGGTCAACAATATGATCGAGAAGGCGCTGGAAGGGGTCGATTTCGTCGTCGCCAATACGGATGCGCAGGCCTTGCAGCAAAGCGCCTCGAAAAGCCGGATCCAGCTGGGTATCAAAGTCACCGAAGGTCTGGGCGCAGGTGCCCGTCCGCAGGTCGGCTCGGCCGCGGCTGAAGAAAGCATCGAACAGATCGTCGATCATCTGGCCGGGGCGCATATGTGCTTCATCACTGCCGGGATGGGGGGTGGCACCGGTACCGGCGCCGCGCCGATCATTGCGCAGGCCGCCCGTGAGCTGGGTGTTCTGACCGTGGGTGTCGTGACCAAACCGTTCCAGTTCGAAGGCGCCAAGCGTATGCGCCAGGCCGAGGACGGCGTTGAGGCGCTGCAGAAGGTCGTCGACACGCTTATCATCATCCCGAACCAGAACCTGTTCCGCCTGGCCAATGAGAAAACCACCTTCACCGAGGCCTTCTCGATGGCGGACGATGTCTTGTACCAGGGCGTCAAAGGCGTGACCGACCTGATGGTCCGTCCGGGCCTTATCAACCTCGACTTTGCTGACGTTCGTGCCGTGATGGACGAAATGGGCAAGGCGATGATGGGCACAGGCGAGGGCGAAGGCGAAGATCGCGCCATTCAGGCCGCAGAAAAGGCCATCGCCAACCCGCTGCTGGACGAAATCAGCCTACGCGGTGCGCGCGGCGTTCTGATCAACATCACCGGCGCTCACGACCTGACCCTGTTCGAACTGGACGAGGCTGCCAATCGGATCCGCGAAGAGGTGGACCCGGATGCGAATATCATCGTCGGTTCGACCCTGGACACCGAAATGGAAGGCAAGATGCGCGTGTCCGTCGTGGCCACCGGTATCGATGCTTCCGACGTGAACACCGACATGCCGGTTGCACGCCGTCCGATGTCGGCGCCGTTGAAGAAAACCGTCAGCGTTGAAGAAACCCGTGCCGCGCCGCTGGAACTGGACGAGCCGGTTGAACAGCCTGCCGTCGCAGCCACGGAAGCCTCGCACGAGGAGCCGACCCTGTTCGAAGGTCTGGACGCCACCGCAGCGCAGGCCGAAGCAGCTCCGGCTGAGACCGAAGCCTATGACGACGACGGCCTGCCGCCGCCTGCCTATCAGCCGCAGGTTCCGGAATTCCAGCCGCAGGCCGATGCCGCCGAAGGCGGGGCCGACAGTTTTGTCGCGCCCAAAGCTCCGGCGCCGGGCACGCCGTCGCCCGAGGCTATCGTGCGTCTGCAGGCCGCCGCGCAACGGGCTCAGCCGCAGCAAGCGGCACCACAGCCCGCGCCGCAACCGCAACAGCGCCCGGCCGCCGCGGCTCCGCAACAGCAGCAGGCGCCCGCACCGCAGCAGGAACAGCGTCGCTTTGGCCTGAATTCGCTTATCCACCGGATGACCGGCAGCGCTGCCGAAGGCGGTGAGGCGAAGCCTCAGCCGGTGCGTCAGCAGCCGCAGGCCCCGCAGCACGCGCCGCAGCAATCCGCCGCGCCGCAACCGCAGCAGCAGGCTGATCCGGATCAGGAACGGATCGAAATTCCGGCCTTCCTACGCCGTCAGGCCAACTGA
- a CDS encoding DUF427 domain-containing protein, with product MSKIRIRKADGTWVVRSGGAVLGETSRALELSEEGHAPVIYFPREDIAMAFLDPSSKTTHCPHKGDATYFSIVNKSSVTEDAVWSYEDPISDVGEIKGYLAFYPSDSVKIEQI from the coding sequence ATGAGCAAGATCCGAATTCGCAAGGCAGATGGCACCTGGGTGGTGCGCTCGGGCGGGGCCGTTCTGGGCGAAACCAGCCGCGCACTAGAGCTGAGCGAAGAGGGTCATGCGCCGGTCATCTATTTCCCACGCGAAGACATCGCCATGGCCTTTCTCGATCCGAGCAGCAAGACGACGCATTGCCCGCACAAGGGCGATGCCACCTATTTTTCCATCGTAAACAAATCCTCGGTGACCGAAGACGCTGTCTGGAGCTATGAGGACCCAATCAGTGACGTGGGCGAAATAAAAGGCTATTTGGCGTTTTATCCCAGTGACTCGGTGAAGATCGAACAGATTTGA